One segment of Chionomys nivalis chromosome 1, mChiNiv1.1, whole genome shotgun sequence DNA contains the following:
- the Sdc1 gene encoding syndecan-1, with protein sequence MRRAALWLWLCALALRLQPVLPQIVAVNVPPEDQDGSGDDSDNFSGSGAGALPDVTLLRQTSPSLKDVWLPTATPAAPEPTSRNAEAAFTSILSTVEKPEEGEPVLAAVDTGLTARDKELEVTTRPRETTQLPITQRVSTVRITTPQAVTSHPHRDVQPGLHETLVPTAPGQPDHQPPRATEGGTSVIKEVVEDGATNQLPTGEGSGEQDFTFETSGENTAVAAIEPDQRNQQPVDEGATGASQGLLDRKEVLGGVIAGGLVGLIFAVCLVAFMLYRMKKKDEGSYSLEEPKQANGGAYQKPTKQEEFYA encoded by the exons CAAATCGTGGCTGTAAACGTACCTCCTGAAGATCAGGATGGCTCTGGGGACGACTCTGACAACTTCTCTGGCTCGGGCGCAG GTGCTTTGCCAGACGTCACTTTGCTGCGGCAGACTTCTCCCAGTTTGAAGGACGTGTGGCTCCCGACAGCCACACCCGCAGCACCAGAGCCCACCAGCAGAAATGCCGAGGCTGCCTTCACCTCCATCCTGTCAACTGTAGAGAAGCCTGAGGAGGGAGAGCCAGTTCTTGCGGCAGTGGACACTGGCCTCACCGCTCGGGACAAGGAATTGGAGGTCACCACCAGGCCGAGGGAGACCACACAACTCCCGATCACCCAGCGGGTCTCAACAGTCAGAATCACCACACCCCAGGCTGTCACATCTCATCCCCACAGAGATGTGCAACCTGGCCTCCATGAGACCTTGGTTCCCACAGCACCTGGCCAGCCTGACCACCAACCTCCACGTGCGACAGAAGGAGGTACTTCTGTCATCAAAGAAGTTGTCGAGGATGGAGCTACCAATCAACTTCCTACAGGGGAGGGCTCTGGCGAGCAG GACTTCACCTTCGAAACATCTGGGGAGAACACAGCTGTGGCTGCCATAGAGCCTGACCAACGGAATCAGCAGCCAGTGGATGAAGGAGCCACAGGTGCCTCTCAGGGCCTTTTGGACAGGAAGGAAGTGCTGGGAG GTGTCATCGCTGGAGGCCTGGTGGGGCTCATCTTTGCCGTGTGCCTGGTGGCTTTCATGCTGTACCGGATGAAGAAGAAGGACGAAGGCAGCTACTCGTTGGAGGAACCCAAACAAGCCAATGGCGGCGCCTACCAGAAACCCACCAAGCAGGAAGAGTTCTACGCCTGA